One Glycine max cultivar Williams 82 chromosome 8, Glycine_max_v4.0, whole genome shotgun sequence genomic window, GTGGAAGCCAAGGAGTTGTGAGATTCCAAGGTTTGATGTGCGTGGTGTGTTGGAAATGTTGAGAAGCAAAAGGGTTGTTTTTGTTGGTGATTCAATGAGTAGGACGCAGTGGGAGTCTCTGATTTGTATGCTGATGGCTGGTGTTGAAGATAAGAGGGGTGTTTATGAAGTGAACCAGAATCAGATAACAAAGCGGATCAGGTTCTTAGGGGTTCGGTTCAGTGCCTTCAATTTCACCATTGAGTTTTTTCGCTCGGTTTTCCTTGTGCAGCAGGGTCGAGTGCCTAGACATGCACCAAAGAGGGTCAAATCGACGCTTTTGTTGGACAAGTTGGATGATATAAGTGACCAGTGGGTTAATTCAGATATTCTGATTTTCAATACTGGACATTGGTGGGTGCCATCTAAGCTTTTTGATATGTAAGTTTCCCTTCCTTTCCACGTTTTGATGTTAAGCCACTTCCTAGTACAGTTGATTCTAATTCTGTGAGTGAGAGCCAAGGGTAGTTTCAGGTTGGACTGAGACACGTACCACATTATGTCCACATTCtattttcaaagagaacataGATATGCATATATCCCATCTTGGCATCTATCTTAAATATGTGTAGTTGCTCCTGAATCCTCTTTTTAtgcaatttttactttttaaaattacattcaagAGTACTTCCCTTTGTGAACAGAAAACTGTCATAGTTAAAATCATGCACAATTGGTTAATATTGCAACTATCTTCCCTGAGAATGAGGGATGTGCATAGCCTCATTTGAATGTTCCTAACTGTCAGGATAAGCTATCTGTCAGCTTTCCTGTTGGATGGGAATTGCATCTGGCTACTTTTTCTGagcatatttttctataaattgaaTATAACTTACCGGCAGCAAATGTTCTATTAGCAGAAACGTGTTTATTAGCATAACTAGTTTGCCAAATCAGCAAATCCTTCTAGACTCTCCCATTTTGcccttttttttgtctcttctGGCTTATACCTATCAGATTCTAGGCCTTTGATCTGATTCATTAAGCAATTGACCTTGATTTTCCCCATCAGCCCTAACAAATTcattattcattaaatattcattcaattgctttttaaatttatatttgttaggAATAATCTGTGCCTTCAGATTTtgaaatctgttttttttttttgttcctgtGTAAAATGctcctcttctttctttcaaCAGGGGCTGCTATTTCCAGGTTGGAAGctctctgaaacttgggatgACAATTCCAACTGCCTTTAGAATAGCACTTGAAACTTGGTCATCATGGGTTGACAGagagattaataaaaatagaacacgTATCTTCTTTAGAACTTTTGAGCCTTCCCACTGGAGGTATTTCTACTTTACTGCTAACATGATTCTCTATTTAAGCATGTTTATCTTTGAAATCTCACTTGCTGGCCATGCCTTATGTATAACTCAAATATTTTCTGGTTAAAATCTGTTCTCTTCAACAATTATTGATCCAGCCTTCATGATTGCTGCAGTGATCTTACCCGTTGGATTTGCAATGTGACCCAGTACCCAACATTAGAAACTAATGGAAGGGACCAAAGCTTGTTTTCAGATACAATTTTACAAGTTGTAAAGAATGTTACTATTCCTATAAATGTTCTTCATGTTACTTCTATGTCTGCTTTCCGGAGTGATGCACATGTTGGTAACTGGAGTGACAACCCATCTATTCAAGATTGTAGCCACTGGTGTCTTCCTGGGGTACCTGATATGTGGAATGAAATTATCCTGTCCCAACTTTTTACTGAATTTGAAATCCCTTCTCAGCAAATTGAATCACTCAGTAAGTTCAGTTATCTTCTAGTAGACTAATACTCTTTCACTTTTGCCTGGGAGCCTTTGGTATGATTTAAGCGCATTCATGATTGGCTAAAATACACAAACTGCCTTTGACTTCTATTGGTGCATAGTCACTCCCCTTATCTAACTTTTATCTAAATTGATAATGAAATCATTCTACGTAAAAGAATTGTAAAACATTCACCTCTTATTGATCTAGTTTACACTTTAATCGTGATGGAAATGACTAATTCTTATGATTctaatctttaataaaaaaaaatggattgcAAATAATTTTAGAGGTTTTATGTTAGCTACTATTTATTTAGATTGAATTATTATTAAGTCTCTCATATATTGTTCAAACAACACTACTTTTATAGTCAAGGTATCTGGGTATGTATTTCCCTAATCATGAAAGCATTGTAATTGCAAGAACTATCTGCCCTTAACTGTAACTTTGTGTAGCCTCAAAATAACTACTTGCCATTGCAATTCTATTTGTAGATCAATCCACAATTACATAATATATCTTAAATTATATGGCCTTTCTACTTCACATGTCAATGTATGGTAATTTATGCCACTTTATTTCTCAGTAGCTTTCTGTTCTCAGGTTGACCTATGCATGGCAGGGTAGCTATGTAGTTATTCTCATATAtaccctgcatttttttttttctcaagtcCGATGAGTTTAGTTATAACTTTTCTTAGGTTGGATACTTTAAATGTTTCTACTCCCCACTGTAATTAATTATGACTTCAGTCCTAAGCTCAAGTAGAACCCTTAGCCCTTGTTCCACATCAGAGTGAGAGAatacttttcttttatgaaGTAATGCTTCATCATTTTTAGAAAAGAATTACATTTTTCACATACTTTTTTCTGGGTGCAGATTAGAGAGACAGGGTTCTTAGTAATTGCAAGCGTACCTCAAAAAGTTCAGATGCCTCCTAAGTATGGATCGGATTCTAGCACCATAAATCTGGGGCCATCTCATTCTGCAATTTTGACCTCTGCCATCTACCATGGTTTTCTTCAAAACTCAAACTGCACCAGATTTTGTAAAAGTAAGGCCAAAATACACATACCATTTGTCAAAATCCAATGAAatggaaagtttttttttttttttttttttaatttgccaATTCTTTGTATCTCAGAAAGGATATTGTCTGGGATGCATGTCATGATTTTTGGATTGTCATGGCAATACTGTTGTTCTACatagcaaaagaagaaaaggatagtacgaatcaatcaaattttcatttttctgattgccttgtcttatttttggttgtcatatttctctttatttaaatgaaactttgtttaattttttgcttcATTTGGATGCCACTTTTCTTTTGGCCTCGTGAAAGGTTAAGGCAACATTTGACAGGTTCAGATCAGTCATGTGATCACCACCTATTCAGACACTTCATGTTAATATCTATACCTGTATTATGCACAATACAGTGCATTAAGAACAACAGTAGATAGGTGGAGACCGATCTACTCAAGTGTAATATGTGGATAACtacacttataaaaaaaaactggaaaacaaatatgctaCAGAATATTAGTCACATGGTGAAGAAGTCTAGGTAGTAGGTACATTCTAAAACAGAGGATGTGCTTATTCCAGAAGTTGACAAAAATCAGTTGAACTTCGTATTGATGGGATATTCATTTTGTATCTCGCATGGAAACATAATCCTCCTTTGCTTAAAGGTATGTTTGTATCAGATTATCATCACCACAAACAGATAAAAACCATGATCCAGGGAAATTTTCCAAATTTACTTGCGTTCCCTAAACAGCCTTTCCGGTGAAATACTGGCTGTAAGATAATGAGAAAAAATTGAGAACAATAATTCAAGAATCTTTGTTCAATCAAAACGATTATTCGAGTGCTTTTAACATGATTGATGTAATATTCAACTTTTTTGGATAATTGTCAAGTACATACTAGAAAGTATTCCCTTGTAATGTCTTTTAGCCAATTTCCAATTACCATTTTGTACGGATGGAATACTGATTCCACAATAAAAAGTGCAATTCTAAAAATGTAATGTATAACATGAAATAAATCACACGTGGCTGATTGGATTGGATTAACTATTGAATAAAACAATCATTTCATAGCTTATGGGAAAAATCTTTGTAAGCTAAACTTATggaagaaataatatttttaaaaaaataaaataagatggcATAATCATGCACAATAATAGTATACTTATCAAactaagcaaaaagaaaaaaaaaatgtttcttttaaaaataaggtAACAATCATGCATCAAATTAAGCAAATTTTACCTTAAACCTGACACGTCCAATCTAAAAATACttgtaaaaaagatattttatgctATTTTAGTATCTTACCAATCTTTGGTAATGATCTTTCGCCTCTATCTTGTTCGCTACTAATTTCATCCGTCACCCCAGCACTCTTTTATCTTCGAACATTAGATAGGACACAAGAAGTAGAATAACAGGTCCACAGAGAAGTCTCCAAATTGAAGATTGTTTTCACTAAATGATATATTGGAATCTATATTACAGAATATGTCAACGAAAACTATGAGAAAAACATTAGAGGGGGAAATATGACTTCCAAAAAAATGCCGCACAACAGATGTATACAGGCATGCATGGAAAGAATTTCTCAGGAATTGAAAAATCATGGATCAATGGCAGTAGGAGTAATACGCTTCTTGGCTGGCTTATTTGATATGGGTGTACTCTTCGGATTGAACAATTGTGGCCCTGCCTTTTCTTCTGCCCCTGATTTTATACCGTCTAAACTTGATTGCAGAGTCTTTGTCTTCTCCTTTGCTTCCGCTTGTTTACCATCTGAATCTAGATTAGCTGGCTGTTTCTCTGCCTTATCTTCTGGCTCAGCTTTTCTTCTATCTAATTCAGCTGCATCAATACTTCCAGTTGTTTCAATGACCATGTCATCAGTTTTCTCTTCTGCTTCATTTTTCCTACTATCTGCTATAACCCCTCCAACATCCCCTGTTGCCTCAATGAC contains:
- the LOC100777877 gene encoding protein trichome berefringence-like 7, translated to MSALNRTIISFNKTSSFNHRRTLGIVSPRVIHNNRFGCVSLRLQVLVIFVSVVSFFLAIGGYMYVLPSLSHAFFNGQVPLLLSEHNSNGSVRECDVFDGSWVQVKKDHTLYNATECPFVERGFDCLGNGRSDRDYLGWRWKPRSCEIPRFDVRGVLEMLRSKRVVFVGDSMSRTQWESLICMLMAGVEDKRGVYEVNQNQITKRIRFLGVRFSAFNFTIEFFRSVFLVQQGRVPRHAPKRVKSTLLLDKLDDISDQWVNSDILIFNTGHWWVPSKLFDMGCYFQVGSSLKLGMTIPTAFRIALETWSSWVDREINKNRTRIFFRTFEPSHWSDLTRWICNVTQYPTLETNGRDQSLFSDTILQVVKNVTIPINVLHVTSMSAFRSDAHVGNWSDNPSIQDCSHWCLPGVPDMWNEIILSQLFTEFEIPSQQIESLN